One window of Myripristis murdjan chromosome 8, fMyrMur1.1, whole genome shotgun sequence genomic DNA carries:
- the LOC115363692 gene encoding GTPase IMAP family member 8-like, which translates to MASELPQPGSGLSSDLRVVLVGQERVGKSAAGNTILGREEFVSGLSFKALTLKSERRGGDVLGRRVAMVDTPGLFSSQLSEEEVKAQLEEALRLVESSAVPCGRDIQNIKLVYQGIIRRKGERKIFNLNKTIMASKLSQPQKPLTEKQELRIVLVGKTGVGKSSTGNTILRRKAFSSKLSFSAVTEINRKEKGEFDGQPLAVIDTPGLFPPENKQGHADWRDKTKRDEVLKEVIRCISLAAPGPHVFLVVLQLDRFIPDEQKTVEIIQAIFGKQAESYTMVLFTHGDDLEDEGCSVEEKIGEKQNLKDFIQKCHGGYHVFNNRSKDPSQVAELLQKIKNMVQRNGGSHYTNEMLQEAEAAIRVEMIRLMRNDPKLTQEEAGDADKCIIQ; encoded by the exons ATGGCCAGCGAACTTCCTCAGCCTG gctctggcctcagctctgaccTGAGGGTGGTGCTGGTTGGTCAGGAAAGAGTGGGGAAGAGCGCAGCAGGAAACACCATCCTGGGAAGGGAGGAGTTTGTCTCTGGCTTGAGTTTCAAAGCGCTGACGCTGaaaagtgagaggagaggaggtgatgtGTTGGGCCGCAGAGTCGCCATGGTTGACACCCCTGGGCTCTTCAGCAGCCAGCTCTCTGAAGAGGAAGTGAAGGCCCAGCTGGAAGAAGCCCTGCGGCTTGTGGAGAGTTCTGCTGTTCCTTGTGGGAGGGATATTCAGAATATTAAGTTGGTCTATCAGGGCATCATCAGgcgaaagggagagagaa AGATCTTCAACCTCAACAAGACGATCATGGCCAGCAAACTGTCTCAGCCT CAGAA accact AACAGAGAAACAAGAACTACGGATTGTGCTCGTTGGGAAGACTGGAGTTGGGAAAAGTTCAACTGGAAACACCATCTTGAGGAGAAAAGCTTTTTCCTCTAAGCTGTCCTTTTCTGCAGTGACAGAAATTAatagaaaggaaaaaggagagtTTGATGGCCAGCCTCTGGCTGTTATTGATACTCCAGGTCTGTTTCCCCCTGAAAATAAACAGGGCCACGCTGACTGGCGTGACAAAACTAAACGAGATGAGGTGCTGAAAGAGGTCATAAGATGCATCTCACTTGCTGCTCCTGGTCCTCATGTGTTCCTGGTTGTGCTCCAGCTGGACAGATTCATACCAGACGAacagaaaacagtggaaatCATTCAGGCAATCTTTGGCAAACAAGCAGAAAGTTATACTATGGTCCTGTTCACCCATGGAGATGATCTGGAAGATGAAGGATGCTCTGTAGAAGAAAAAATTGGTGAAAAGCAAAATCTCAAAGACTTCATCCAGAAATGCCATGGAGGATATCATGTTTTCAACAACAGAAGCAAGGATCCATCTCAAGTcgctgagctgctgcagaagATCAAAAATATGGTgcagagaaatggaggaagCCACTACACCAATGAAATGCTCCAAGAGGCTGAGGCAGCCATAAGAGTAGAAATGATAAGACTCATGAGAAATGACCCCAAACTGACACAAGAAGAAGCAGGCGATGCTGATAAATGCATCATAcagtga